The Eriocheir sinensis breed Jianghai 21 chromosome 4, ASM2467909v1, whole genome shotgun sequence genomic interval GTAATCACCTTACTGGGAATACGAGCGAATGAAGCAAAATCCGATTAgcgttttacttgtgtcagtgataaacaatgaagatacactgggtgacaacctactagagagagggcatgagtgtggtgggtGGCTTTAGTGAGCACAGACAGGCGGCCACGCCAGAGCCAGATGAGGAGAGCATGGTCGGTTGGTgggttctctcctcttctcccaaaAAACCACTGAGGATCCACTGAGCATGGATTTTAGTgctggtgggaggaaaaattccctaaattcaGGGAATTTTCCTAGATCTAGgaagtttttatccccccccattaaaaaaatacgcgaatgcgacggatttcgtgtcccccacccaaaaccccgcAGTCCCACCAGGTctccaggcttgtatggggggggaggggggagtatgggcaaacactagaattttaccaattttggaagcccatttttcagtgattttgcctttCCCCccaaaaccccggttccccatATGTCCCCAGGTTTGTGTTGGGTGGTAGGGGTGCTGGAGAGggtggagccgctattcctaagatttacccaaATATagatgactggaacagcctccaaTAAAATAAATTATACTGCAGTACAATACTCATTTAGagcacaaatacacactcactgcCCTCCCccgcacactcggctccccgtcCCCAGCGGCCAACACCCTGCTATGCACCTGTACTgctgccctgcgcattattcatCAAGATCAAGTGTAGtgccgacttgcctgatgggcgagcctcccataacccacttagccagtggggtacctctttggccgactggtcgcgggttcgatccccggcgccggcaaacctttccttcttcttcttcttctttgtgggtgttttatggggctagttaggctgtgggcccacagcctctagagccccgtcagtggtagtttgTCTGGATTAATTCTCGTGTgttttcgttacacgcagtggccgtgtgggagtggagttaagagcaaattctggcatttcacaagAAGACAAACCAGACAGACACAAGGGTGAAGCCGTTCACCAAACAACGCTTGGTGAATGTCAAAAGGTTCATGTCGTGTAAATGTCAACGGAGAAATCTGTTAGAATGGAAACCTATCGCCGCTCATAAGTCTATGAATTACTCCACCCCATCCAAACCTGACGGATACTAACCTGCCGCCCAGTGGGTGAAGCTCTGCCCTCCTGACCCTGACCCTGCTGGCCTCTTCTTCTGGAGTGTTCAGGGGCTGGTTAGGCTGTGGGACTGAGCCTCGTCCGCGGCCCGCCACACGTGGAATTGTTTACAGCCGCCGCCGGGACACGCCCACCCGGCCCCCCGGCCCCCCGCCCAGTGCTGCCAAGGCGGCGGACGTAAAAGCGCTGGACTGAAGTGTGAAATGCGCTAAAAATGCACTAGGAAAAATAAAGTTTtcgtctcctcccctcttttgatttacatagatttacatagaaaatcagaccacacagaccccatggtccagactaggtggtctgtcctcaaACCTAGTGACTCTACATTAATCTGGCAAGCCAAGACGTACGTCTCGGGTGGTCTTATGATTCTTACTGGGCGAGGTGATCCCAAAGAGTCTATATAGTCTCCTTGGGTGACCCGCTACAAAGTTGTCTTTGCCCTTCTTCATTCGCGGCGATTTTGTTTTACGCTTGAAAATACTAGAGAGGGGTTGGTGATGGGTTATCACTGTGAATCGTGTACCCCACAGATAATGGTGAAAGTTCCGACAGGCCTGGCAGTACTATAGGGAGTGCTTCCTTATCTGTGGCTGAGTAGCGAGTCTCACGGGGGTTAAGCTTTTTTGAGAAATAACCAGCAGGGTTTGTTGGAGCCATCCGGTTGGATCTGACTGAGCTGCACTCCGCCAACGTGGGTGTTTCTCGCATCGGTAGTAATTAAGGATGAAAGACTGGTCTACCTGAGCTTTGACAAGGACGGGGGCGTTCATAAGACATGATTTTAATTTTTCAAAAGCCTGCTGGCTCTCCTCGGTCCAATTGAACGTGATCCGGGTACGGGTGAGGTTAGTGAGAGGGGCGGCAATTTTGGCGAAAGAGGGGACGTGTTTCCTATATAGAACCCGCACATTCCCAGGATCGAAACGTCTCGATCACTTCTTTTGCTGAGGTCGGGGCTTTCATTTTAGCTACGGCTTCAGTGTTCTTAGGATCTGGCTTATTTCCTGCCGCGGATATGCGATGGCCCAGAAAAGTAACTTCTTTCAACCCGAAGGTGCATTTACTTAGATTGAGTTTTACGCCGTTATCAGCGAGAAGACTGAAAAGTTGTTTTAATCTTTCTAGTAATTCGGGGAAACTGGGAGCCCACAGAATTAGATCATCAAGGTAGTTGCGTACCCATCCCGGCCTTTTGCAGAAGGGGGGTGAGCTTGGAAGCCATTCGTCGGGAGAAAATAGCGGGAGAGCAGTTAAGGCCGAAGGGTAACCGTCTAAAACGATATAGTGTGACACCGTCGCTGAAAGTAGTCAGATCCCGGCTTTCCTCATCCAACATTATTTGAaagtactgttgtgctggaagcttcccccggcgtctatgggcctctagaaggctccgggaggagcaagCAGGGGGCAGTGAAGAatcaagagtgaagtgtactactaaggaagaatattaaactacagaagttgtagGTGTTTATTTACGTGTCGGTAATCTAGACACATTCTCTTGCTCCCATCTGGTTTGTTAACTAGGACGATAGGCGAAAGCCATGCCGCGGTAGACCTCTCGATAATGTCTCTTTGTTCCATGTCTTCTAACATCTCCGCAATCAGCTGTTTCGCTTGTTCTGGGTACCTGTATGTAGGTCCCCGGCTAGGGCATGGATTGTCTACCTTGATGTGGGCGGGGGGGACCGCTAATGAGGCCTAATTCCTTCTCATCCAGGATGAAAAGAGGGTCATGTTGGAGGATGAGTTTCCGTAAGTCGGCTTGTTCTGATGGGGTTAGGCGTTGCCAATTTTGACTTTTAATTAACTCCCTTAATTTTTTTAATTCTAGTGCCAGGATGGCTCACTTTATCATTCTGGGGGATGAGATCATTAAGAATTTTCTGAGTGACATTGACTTGAGGGGTAGGTCTACGTCTACTTTCTCACATGATCCTAGAATGGTTCCTGGCTTGAACGTTTTGTCTCTTTTGGTAACATTAATTAGGGGGAGAGATATAGTGTTGTCTTAATTGTTTCACCTCAACGAGAAAAGGGTGATTGTTATGGCTGAATCTGGATTGTGGGTAGACTACCAGGGTGGCGCCGGGTTCTTGCTTGACCGTGACCGACACAAAACgtgtgttatgccggacgtattacttgggttccgtgtcgccgtcacaagactccgtgggagggagatatgtaaacactttgcacagcttcagGGCCGGTATCCACGAAAGTGTCTTAGGCCGATGCCGTCGTCCATAGCAAAATAAAATGGCGGCTATCGTGCCTAACTTGCCTGACGTCGTACATAAAATTTTTCGACGGCCCTAACATCGTGCTTAGCGGTAAAACAGGCTGTCTTACCAGCCCTTAAGGACGATGGATTTGAACGTAAACAATCAAGATGGCAGCGCCACAAgagcaacaaccacatcagccAGGGAATAATTACCTTAGAAAGGACGTTCTAAATGAACTTAATGATGCTGAGCTCATCAAGAGGTACAGGTTAGACCGGGAAGGTATATTATTTTTTACCAACCTTGTAAGGGCAGCGCTGAAGAGTGATACCAACAGGTCTAACCCGCTCACCCCGGAGTTGAAGGTTCTCATAACCTTAAGATATCTTGCTACTGGCAAAATGCAACAATGTAGCAGTGATGACCTTGGCCCCTCACAGTCCTGCATCAGCAGAGCCATCAGTAAAACTATAGACGCCCTTGCAGATGTTAATGTCCTCAAGAGGTTCATAACTTTTCCTGTCACCCAAGACAGCGCTGACCGAAAGAAAGCAGAATTCTTTGCTATAGCCAATTTCCCTAACATCGTAGGTGCCATTGATGGCACACACATCCGAATTGTGGCACCGAGGGATCAAGAAGAAGTGTATGTGAACCGGAAGGGGTATCACAGCATGAATGTCCAAGTTGTATTTGATGCCAATTATCGAATATTGGACATTCTTGCCAAGTGGCCAGGGTCAGTGCATGATGCACGTATCTTGAACAGCAGTGGATTGTCAAGATTGTTTGACGGAGGATATGTGCCAGCAGGAAGTCACTTGCTTGGAGACAGTGGGTACCCCTGCAAGACATGGCTCCTTACACCTTATCTGCGTCCACTGCCTGGACCTCAGTCACGATATAATAGGTAAATAcattgtcttattattattattattattattattattattattgatagtagcagcagcagcagtggtattagtagtagtagacagtattagtagttaggttaagtttggttaggttggatTAAGTTTCATTTCGGAAAGATAGTATTAGGCTTGGTAacataagttatatatatatatatatatatatatatatatatatatatatatatatatatatatatatatatatatatatatatatatatatatatatatatatatatataacatgcactaaaacatttaaatatttttctggcAGGAGGTGAAATCAAGGTTACTTTGGTTTAGGACTTTGATATAACGTTTATAAGTAGTTTAGTCAGTGAGACTGGTAAGAACTAACACTGGGAATGGGGTGTATTTAGTACTAAATCTGACTCAATGCCCTATGCATTAAAAACCTTAACCTGTGCTCAAAGTTAAATTACTATTTGCCTGAGAATCGGCCACTGAGAGTTGAGTCCCAAATTTTGTCCTGTATATTTTTTGCTGAAACTTTGATAACCACTAACTCATCATATGAACATTAGGTATTTTTTTTACTCGTACACCAGTCTCGAGATGGCTTTACTTACCCTTCTCATCTGATAGAGCTTTTCATCCTGAGcaatttgaaccccatatatacccACCGCAAATTATTTATCATGTTGACAGTGATTTTTAAAGATTTACCTATTTCGGGCAAACGCCCATTGAGCAGCCGCAACATACCCTCAGGTGTATTGTCTGGGTGGTAACTGACAGTGATTTATTAAAGATTTATCTACTTGGGGCAAtgtaggttactatcgagtggctaggttacgatCGAGTGGCTAgtttactatcgagtggctaggttactatcgagtggctaggttactattgagtggctaggttactatcgagtggctaggttactatcgagtggctaggttactatcgagtggctaggttactattgagtggctaggttactatcgagtggctaggttactatcgagtggctaggttactatcgagtggctaggttacgatCCAAGGGCTTAATGATCTTTAGTTTCGTTTCCAGTAGGAAATTCCTATGGCTGCGTGTACTGTGAGTGTGTGCCGCTGCTGCTTCTCATTTGTGAggacgaaactattttttcctgGTAGATTTCTGTCTATTTAAGGGTTTTTAGTGATTAGGCTATGAAGTGTAGACTAACTCAACAAGATTACCACTAGGACAACAACGTACAACAATTAATTACAATTAATTACCATTGTTATTCATCCAGGTCTCACAAAATTACACGCAGTATTGTTGAACGTGGAATTGGACAACTCAAACGCCGATTTCATGTTTTGCATGGTGAGGTACGATTGAGGCCCCCCCTCAAGGTGTGCAAAATCATTCATGTGTGTGGAATGCTGCACAATATTTGCAAGGATaggaatcttcctcttcctctggatGACGAGCAACCAATGGGTGCAGAGGCACAAGTCCCAGTGCCATTAAATGATGCTGCAGAAGAACCTGCCAATGCGCCCGGTGGTCACCGTAATGAGGGTCGTGCCTATCGGGATGCATTCTGCACCTTGCATTTCAAGTAAGTTGAATCTTTGCAAGAGAAACTGGTATTATGTTCTAATTTAATTAATTACTTATTGGAAGATCACTAATGAGAtgaaggtggtagtggggagtgggacggatgggtgaacaggtgagagatggaaaaatagatatgatcgataaaatagataaataagtatacTTGCTTCACATTGATTTTATACATTTCTCTTAAtgtcatcatttctcttctcagCAATGAGGACTGATGGAACGTCCTCCAACAGGGCCTCGTGTACCTACCTTGGTAATGTTTCCTACCTTTTAATGCATTATGATAAATTTAAATTCCCATTAGCATAGTCTCTCATCTCCTAACCACAATTTCTGATGACCTTCTTATGATTGTTTTCTAAAAAGGAGACTAGAAAGCTTCACCATAGTATATCTTTCCACAGTCAAAATTCTAATTGTATAGTCAGAAACTATGCAAAAAAAAGCAGTGTCAGTATAAGTACAAATTACAATACATATGAGAACTAAGCTTATAATAGTTTAATAATGTTAGAAATAACAGAAGTAGTATTTGGTTGTATGTTTAATTATTTTCTAGTTTAAATTTATAGTATCTAGCTTTAAGCCTCATGGCCTCAATTTTCTCCTTGGCAGCCTGTTCCTTGGCCCGCATAGCTGCCTCCTTGGCCCTCATAGCGGACTCCTTGGCCCTCGCAGCGGACTCCTTGGCCCTCGCAGCGGACTCCTTGGCCCTCGCAGCGGACTCCTGTGCTCGGGCAGCTGCCTCTTGGGCCCGTGCAGCGGATGCCACTGCCTGAGCAGCTGCCTTGTGTTCCTGGGCAGCAGACTCCACTGCCTTTACAGCTCCCATTTGTCCCGTGGTGGGATCTTCTGAGGGGGTGGATGAAGGGGGAAGCGCTTCTTCTGCAGATGCATCAACATATATTACAGTTGGTGCATCTGCAGATTCGTGGCTATTGATACCGACCAACGGATCTGCTGTTGCTCCTCCTGCAGCAGGTCTCACGTCCTTTCTGCAAGCAATGGATTTAATCATTACATGGTGTACAAGCTTGGAAGATGCAAGGACACACCTGCCAGCATAGTGAAATCACTCCTAGAATAGTATACTACATTATATAATCTATACACTATATTACCTTACATGAACACAATCTATCTTATATTCTTTACTAATTTTTGCTGTGCCTTTGGCCGGCGCCTTGtgtaaaaaaaatttcaattaatGAATGATATAAACAACTGACTGAcagtaatttcctttcttttattgaaTGAAGCCTTAATCACAATGAATAGAAATATGAATATGGAAGTAATATTTTACCCAAAATGGTTATTTTAATAACATTGCTTTGATTGAAAAATAAGCATAAATTAGAATCTATGTTCTAGTATTTGGGGTAAAATTAAGAGAGGTTCAGAGAAATTAGGGAGTTGAGCAAAGAGGGTAAAGCTGCAGAATTTGAGtatagaatgaagggaagaaagagacaaagaggtagGTGTCGTTGAGGTGGAGTGGAGTCAGTTTAAGGAAGCGGTAAAGGGTAGAGCAGGGAGTGATTCATATAAAATGAACACAGGAAAGAAATAACTACTCACATGTCAGCACGCAGGACATCCATCAGATCATCGACTTGAGGCTCACCCATTATTGTTTTGCTGTCTGGTCCCAGAATATCCTCAATTAGTTCGTCAATGGGAtccagtggagggggaggaggaccacCACCTAAAAAATGGACACATGGTAATGTATACTGCATTTCTCTGAATACAAAGGTTGTAGAGGGACAGGTACGTCCTGAAAATCTATAGTTTTCAGCTGAGATAAAAAATGTAATAAGTTaatggatgaatgagaaaaaaatgcattTCCGTGAACTCAGTTAATTTCTCGATATGGAGGTGTACCATTTTAAGTTCGGTCTGTTAAGTGTATAACACCGTTAGATAAGATTTAAACAAAAATTAGAAAATTAACTCACCTGTCCTATTCCGTTCCTCACGGAATCGCTGGatttaaatattcataaaatttgTACGGAGTGGAAGAAATTAGAGCCAAATTAAGGCGCTGTAGCTCTGCTGAacctttaccatatatatatatatatatatatatatatatatatatatatatatatatatatatatatatatatatatatatatatatatatatatatatatataatatatacatatatatataattaaggaTAGCCAGAATGAGCAGATCCACATGATGATGTAGGTTAGATGGATTACAGTAATTTCGCCCACATGTCAGTTTGCCCAAAAAAAGGtaagtcatttcacccacacttaTGAGTTCTTTTGCCTGCAAGTAGTATTGACTACATAAATCATGTGGTAAAACGTTATTTGATTTATAAAAGTAAAACATATTGCAGCGAATACTCTTAAGAAATGCATGTcactataggttaggttaggctaaggtctaggttaggttagttaggttaagtATCATTCGCACATATGTTAAATTTAACCAATGGTAAATATTAACATATACATCATATGTGCAGATAGCAATAGAAGCACTAATGGTTGTACTGTTATGCACACAACACAGAAATGTGACTGTTGTCTTGTGCAACGACTTAGAAACAGCACCCTAGGGAATTTCCCCAAGAGTGTTATTTCTGTTAAAATACAACCATTTGTGCATTTCTTATTGCTAAATATCACCTTCTTTAAGTATTGTAGCTAAACTCAAaccactgaccactagcttactatgactgggactggccctctctcgccctcttctcctatatatatccagaacagtacagtctagaatattacagtatatttcagatcatacaagaacatgtagcaaaaatatatgcgagttggcaacacttcccgcctggcgcctggccgcgccccgcggggcgcggacggctcgccttgctccccgcccctttgctcgtttctccgggagccttctagaggcctatggtcgccgggggaagcttccagcacaacactatccccccctcttaattgtgatcgtcccgatcacacacttaactatgtacaaacataagagaattaatcaaaaacataataatcgtcgtatcgctgtggacgcctgcgttgtctctgtcttctgttcgttgcctcctgcgcgtctgtctcctggtgcgcctcgtcgtcgtccgcttcttggggtgtccctggaacatctgccgaagccgggaggttatctccctcggctgaaagggccaggaggcctacgtcgtcgtcgacctcctctcggtcctggacgtcccttgcgttttcgtcggctgctgggtgtctgtagttgttccaggtgtagtttcccggaccgtggtacctccataggcggttgacgtggacaactttcggcttggtcttttccgttctccggattcggtaagtcacgtcggagaggcgttctagcacagtataagggccttcccaggggctctgtaacttcggagactgtcctttcttcctctgcgggttgtaaagccagacttggtctccttccttgaagtcaacgtggcttgccctcatattgtaaccgcgcttcatggcctcccggagaacttcaaggcaccacggacttgatggtgcacctcttccagccgttcctctagttgacgggcaaaactggaggcgtcccttggaaggctttccccaggaggccttcctgtcagtaggtccaccggcaatcgcagctcacgtccaaacatcagctttgccggtgaataccctgtagtctcgtgggcggcagacctgtaggccatgaggagcgcaggcagcttctgatcccatgaagactgatcattgttgcactgcttggccaactcctggcccaacgtccaattaaacctctccaccattccatctgactgtgggtgcagaggggtggtccgggtcttcttgatacccagaagcttgcagcactcagcaaggactgttgactcaaaattccttccctggtcggaatggagctcgttaggcacaccgaagcgacagaagaactcctccaccaagaccttagcgatggtagtggcttcctggtcagggatggcgtaggcttccggccacttggtgaagtaatccattgtgacgcagatgtacctatttccgttcgtcgtcagaggcaagggtcctgctatatccactgccacccgttccatgggggctccaacctggtatagttgcagtggggcacggtgacgcttcttggggcccttctttgcacagcacacctcacacgcgtgacaccattcttccacgtccttcctcatgccaaaccaatagaacctttggcgcaggcgactcagtgtcttctttaccccaaggtgtccgctggtgatactgtcgtgcatttctttcaagacgccttcccgggacttcacaggtggcaccgtggaccagtagtggtcaagaccatcatgagagacccagcgtcgctgcaacaccccgttgtccatccgaagagt includes:
- the LOC127007920 gene encoding putative nuclease HARBI1, with protein sequence MAAPQEQQPHQPGNNYLRKDVLNELNDAELIKRYRLDREGILFFTNLVRAALKSDTNRSNPLTPELKVLITLRYLATGKMQQCSSDDLGPSQSCISRAISKTIDALADVNVLKRFITFPVTQDSADRKKAEFFAIANFPNIVGAIDGTHIRIVAPRDQEEVYVNRKGYHSMNVQVVFDANYRILDILAKWPGSVHDARILNSSGLSRLFDGGYVPAGSHLLGDSGYPCKTWLLTPYLRPLPGPQSRYNRSHKITRSIVERGIGQLKRRFHVLHGEVRLRPPLKVCKIIHVCGMLHNICKDRNLPLPLDDEQPMGAEAQVPVPLNDAAEEPANAPGGHRNEGRAYRDAFCTLHFNNED